In one window of Rhinoderma darwinii isolate aRhiDar2 chromosome 7, aRhiDar2.hap1, whole genome shotgun sequence DNA:
- the PRMT6 gene encoding protein arginine N-methyltransferase 6: MAFPKKRKYDKTEQDDDYFQCYSDITVHEEMMSDTVRTHAYRVAIVRNHNALLGKTVLDVGAGTGILSVFCAQAGASKVYAVEASAVSQLACEVVRENKLEGQVEVINSAMENAELPGQVDAIVSEWMGYGLMYESMLSSVLYARDKWLKPGGLIFPSCANMFIAPVNDSTVENRLDFWSEVKGMYGVNMTCVQSFARKCIMGKDMAVCSVYPEHVLSHPVKFATLDLSSATLEDIGNITGSYQFCCFGSYLMHGFAIWFSVTFPGENAITLSTSPYGEETHWKQTILYLDEEVQVEQDTKVRGDIKMSPSENNPRHLSVTLNYSIGGGVCRTKVFLMGN; this comes from the coding sequence ATGGCATTCCCCAAAAAGAGAAAATATGACAAGACTGAGCAAGACGATGACTATTTCCAGTGTTactcagacatcactgtccatgaagAAATGATGTCTGACACTGTGCGCACACATGCCTACAGGGTGGCTATTGTCCGCAATCATAATGCCTTACTTGGCAAAACTGTACTGGACGTGGGTGCCGGCACTGGCATCCTCAGTGTTTTTTGTGCCCAGGCGGGTGCTAGTAAAGTGTATGCAGTGGAAGCCAGTGCGGTGTCGCAGCTGGCATGTGAGGTGGTGAGGGAGAACAAACTGGAGGGACAAGTGGAAGTGATCAACAGTGCAATGGAGAATGCGGAATTACCTGGACAGGTGGATGCCATTGTTAGCGAATGGATGGGATATGGCCTCATGTACGAATCAATGCTGAGCTCTGTTCTGTATGCCCGGGATAAATGGCTGAAGCCCGGGGGGCTCATTTTCCCCTCCTGCGCTAATATGTTCATTGCCCCTGTTAACGACTCAACTGTGGAGAACCGCTTGGACTTTTGGAGTGAAGTGAAAGGCATGTATGGAGTTAATATGACTTGTGTACAATCTTTTGCCAGGAAATGTATCATGGGCAAAGATATGGCTGTCTGTTCGGTGTACCCTGAGCATGTGCTCTCGCACCCTGTCAAGTTTGCCACTCTagatctcagcagtgccaccctGGAGGACATTGGAAACATAACTGGCTCCTACCAGTTCTGTTGCTTTGGCTCCTATTTAATGCATGGATTTGCTATCTGGTTTTCAGTcacgtttccaggagaaaatgcgATTACCTTGTCTACGTCGCCATATGGGGAAGAAACGCATTGGAAGCAAACTATACTATACCTGGATGAAGAGGTTCAAGTAGAACAGGACACAAAAGTTAGGGGGGACATCAAAATGTCACCTTCCGAAAACAACCCGAGGCATTTAAGCGTTACcctcaactactctattgggggagGAGTGTGCAGGACTAAGGTTTTCCTGATGGGGAATTGA